A region from the Linepithema humile isolate Giens D197 chromosome 1, Lhum_UNIL_v1.0, whole genome shotgun sequence genome encodes:
- the LOC136998440 gene encoding phospholipase A2-like encodes MSRVRVCLFVLFLVLNIAVQFGDCEDTTNNVNCDEDVPPGSDKTRISFWEWPFTKPTQNDNVLARSFNSNINKIRDYTETMKFKLIFPGTLWCGDGDRAKDENDLGKFKKTDACCRAHDNCTSSLMGGEIKLNLHNNGIFTRSACTCDNEFYECLKNANNILSKGIGKTYFNILGPQCFSCVCPENGCNASTSSSECKDQCRRYQWNDSPRF; translated from the exons ATGTCACGTGTACGTGTCTGTCTCTTCGTACTCTTCCTCGTACTCAACATCGCCGTTCAATTCGGTGATTGTGAGGATACAACGAATAATGTTAACTGTGATGAAGACGTTCCGCCTGGCTCCGATAAAACTCGTATATCATTTTGGGAATGGCCTTTTACTAAACCTACCCAGAACGATAACGTGCTTGCAAGATCCTTTAACAGCAATATCAACAAAATCCGAGACTATACAGAAACAATGAAGTTCAAGTTGATCTTTCCAG GAACACTCTGGTGCGGCGATGGAGATAGAGCGAAGGATGAAAACGATCTCGGAAAATTCAAGAAGACAGACGCCTGTTGCAGAGCGCATGATAATTGCACAAGCAGTTTGATGGGTGGTGAGATAAAACTCAATCTCCATAACAATGGCATTTTCACGAG ATCTGCTTGCACTTGCGACAATGAGTTCTACGAGTGCTTGAAGAATGCCAATAACATACTCTCCAAAGGGATCGGAAAAACGTATTTCAATATACTAGGACCACAGTGCTTCAGCTGCGTATGCCCAGAGAACGGTTGCaa cGCTTCTACTAGCAGTTCAGAATGCAAAGATCAGTGCCGCAGATATCAATGGAATGATAGTCCTCGCTTTTGA
- the LOC105669710 gene encoding phospholipase A2-like: MSRVRVCLFVLFLVLDIAVQFGDCEDTTNTTVNCDEQVPPGSDETRLSYVEWFFLKFDDQFANFIKYIIILKNEVCPAAFNSIVNKFEKEINFQLIFPGTLWCGDGDRADNENDLGEFNQTDACCRAHDNCKNDLVGGKTQVNLKNNGIFTRTACNCDNELYDCLKNVDSVLSKGFGETYFNLLGPQCFKCVCPTDSCNPSTDDSECKNRCNRYTWVDNRSF, translated from the exons ATGTCACGTGTACGCGTCTGTCTCTTCGTACTCTTCCTCGTACTCGACATCGCCGTTCAATTCGGCGATTGCGAGGATACAACGAATACTACTGTTAACTGCGATGAACAGGTTCCGCCTGGCTCCGATGAAACTCGTCTGTCATATGTTGAATGGTTTTTTCTGAAGTTTGACGATCAGTTTgcgaattttataaaatatattatcattctCAAGAACGAAGTGTGTCCAGCAGCCTTTAACAGCATTGTCAACAAATTCGAAAAAGAGATTAATTTCCAGTTGATATTTCCAG GAACACTCTGGTGCGGCGATGGAGATAGAGCGGATAACGAGAACGATCTCGGCGAATTCAATCAGACAGACGCTTGTTGCAGAGCGCATGATAATTGCAAGAACGATTTGGTGGGTGGTAAAACACAAGTCAATCTCAAGAACAATGGTATTTTCACGAG AACTGCTTGCAATTGCGACAACGAGTTATACGACTGCTTGAAGAATGTCGATAGTGTGCTTTCCAAAGGATTCGGAGAAACGTATTTCAATTTACTGGGACCACAGTGCTTTAAATGCGTGTGCCCAACGGACAGTTGCaa CCCTTCTACTGACGATTCGGAATGCAAAAATAGATGCAACAGGTATACATGGGTTGATAATCGTAGCTTTTAA
- the DEF8 gene encoding differentially expressed in FDCP 8 homolog isoform X1, which produces MVDIKSNSPIGENDSHYESRIRANSSGTMASTPSSSSDYMTGEADDSSDSKGTIPFSLKSVETMLSLSKDASQEDLQEMVRKCKLMVLESAECSDERKWLVRRLIELRLRAQELRETSDENLFETRVILGHHFVPQKYYITTSGPIYCDHCSGAIWTMLQSWYMCNDCKFSCHWKCLNNVCRVCVHVVASEAGGYTHTKDICPEQGLSKQGYRCAECKVRITFTFSKGLSLSCFGSSFKNTESVWVEPRLCDYSGLYYCQRCHWNTAMVIPARVIRNWDMEPRLVSRAAAQLLMLLEDRSVLPLEELNPKLFTLVPDLSLVKRMREEMQMMKRYLVLCVEACTQGLPWKIGIRTHMIENSGNYSVKDLIDLQSSVLLDELRAAYDTMHAHITQQCELCKARGHLCEICGNDEIIYPWDASSIICQQCSAVHHRVCWSKRNHCCPRCARLQKRRALQGQAAQDGEDCDTDDTAKDS; this is translated from the exons ATGGTGGATATAAAGAGCAATTCTCCTATTGGAGAGAATGACTCACATTATGAATCAAGGATACGAGCCAACAGCTCTGGCACAATGGCATCAACACCCTCATCTTCTTCCGATTATATGACGGGAGAAGCGGATGACAGCTCTGATAGCAAAGGAACTATTCCCTTCAGCTTAAAATCAGTAGAGACAATGCTTTCATTATCTAAG GATGCATCTCAAGAGGACCTTCAAGAGATGGTACGCAAGTGCAAGTTGATGGTATTGGAGAGCGCCGAGTGTTCAGACGAGCGCAAATGGCTCGTTCGACGGCTGATCGAATTGCGGTTGCGTGCGCAGGAATTGCGCGAGACCTCAGACGAGAATCTCTTCGAAACTCGTGTAATCCTGGGACATCATTTTGTACCGCAGAAATATTACATCACCACATCTGGCCCGATTTACTGTGACCACTGCAGTGGAGCGATCTGGACGATGCTGCAATCATGGTATATGTGCAATG ATTGCAAATTTAGTTGCCACTGGAAGTGTCTGAACAACGTGTGTCGTGTCTGCGTGCACGTGGTTGCCAGCGAGGCCGGCGGTTATACTCATACAAAAGACATCTGTCCAGAACAAGGGCTCTCGAAGCAGGGCTACCGTTGCGCGGAATGCAAAGTGCGAATAACGTTCA CTTTCTCGAAAGGACTATCGCTATCCTGCTTCGGcagttcttttaaaaatacag AATCAGTGTGGGTAGAGCCGCGACTTTGCGACTACAGCGGTCTCTACTACTGTCAAAGATGCCACTGGAATACGGCCATGGTCATTCCTGCAAGAGTGATCAGGAATTGGGATATGGAGCCGCGTCTGGTATCTCGCGCCGCAGCGCAGCTTCTGATGCTCCTGGAAGATCGTTCCGTGCTACCGCTAGAAGAGTTAAACCCGAAACTTTTCACCTTGGTCCCGGATTTATCCCTCGTAAAG CGAATGCGAGAAGAAATGCAAATGATGAAGAGATATTTAGTCCTGTGCGTGGAAGCTTGCACTCAAGGATTACCATGGAAAATCGGGATACGCACGCACATGATCGAGAATTCCGGTAATTACTCCGTCAAGGATCTCATCGATCTCCAAAGTAGCGTTCTTCTGGACGAACTTCGCGCTGCGTACGACACGATGCATGCACACATCACGCAGCAGTGTGAACTCTGCAAAGCAAG GGGACATTTATGCGAAATATGCGGCAATGATGAGATCATTTATCCATGGGATGCGAGCTCGATTATATGTCAGCAGTGCTCGGCGGTGCATCACCGCGTTTGTTGGTCCAAACGTAATCATTGTTGCCCACGATGCGCACGTTTGCAAAAACGCCGCGCCTTGCAAGGTCAGGCAGCGCAGGATGGTGAAGACTGTGATACGGACGATACCGCAAAGGATTCCTAA
- the DEF8 gene encoding differentially expressed in FDCP 8 homolog isoform X2, with the protein MVDIKSNSPIGENDSHYESRIRANSSGTMASTPSSSSDYMTGEADDSSDSKGTIPFSLKSVETMLSLSKDASQEDLQEMVRKCKLMVLESAECSDERKWLVRRLIELRLRAQELRETSDENLFETRVILGHHFVPQKYYITTSGPIYCDHCSGAIWTMLQSWYMCNDCKFSCHWKCLNNVCRVCVHVVASEAGGYTHTKDICPEQGLSKQGYRCAECKVRITFKSVWVEPRLCDYSGLYYCQRCHWNTAMVIPARVIRNWDMEPRLVSRAAAQLLMLLEDRSVLPLEELNPKLFTLVPDLSLVKRMREEMQMMKRYLVLCVEACTQGLPWKIGIRTHMIENSGNYSVKDLIDLQSSVLLDELRAAYDTMHAHITQQCELCKARGHLCEICGNDEIIYPWDASSIICQQCSAVHHRVCWSKRNHCCPRCARLQKRRALQGQAAQDGEDCDTDDTAKDS; encoded by the exons ATGGTGGATATAAAGAGCAATTCTCCTATTGGAGAGAATGACTCACATTATGAATCAAGGATACGAGCCAACAGCTCTGGCACAATGGCATCAACACCCTCATCTTCTTCCGATTATATGACGGGAGAAGCGGATGACAGCTCTGATAGCAAAGGAACTATTCCCTTCAGCTTAAAATCAGTAGAGACAATGCTTTCATTATCTAAG GATGCATCTCAAGAGGACCTTCAAGAGATGGTACGCAAGTGCAAGTTGATGGTATTGGAGAGCGCCGAGTGTTCAGACGAGCGCAAATGGCTCGTTCGACGGCTGATCGAATTGCGGTTGCGTGCGCAGGAATTGCGCGAGACCTCAGACGAGAATCTCTTCGAAACTCGTGTAATCCTGGGACATCATTTTGTACCGCAGAAATATTACATCACCACATCTGGCCCGATTTACTGTGACCACTGCAGTGGAGCGATCTGGACGATGCTGCAATCATGGTATATGTGCAATG ATTGCAAATTTAGTTGCCACTGGAAGTGTCTGAACAACGTGTGTCGTGTCTGCGTGCACGTGGTTGCCAGCGAGGCCGGCGGTTATACTCATACAAAAGACATCTGTCCAGAACAAGGGCTCTCGAAGCAGGGCTACCGTTGCGCGGAATGCAAAGTGCGAATAACGTTCA AATCAGTGTGGGTAGAGCCGCGACTTTGCGACTACAGCGGTCTCTACTACTGTCAAAGATGCCACTGGAATACGGCCATGGTCATTCCTGCAAGAGTGATCAGGAATTGGGATATGGAGCCGCGTCTGGTATCTCGCGCCGCAGCGCAGCTTCTGATGCTCCTGGAAGATCGTTCCGTGCTACCGCTAGAAGAGTTAAACCCGAAACTTTTCACCTTGGTCCCGGATTTATCCCTCGTAAAG CGAATGCGAGAAGAAATGCAAATGATGAAGAGATATTTAGTCCTGTGCGTGGAAGCTTGCACTCAAGGATTACCATGGAAAATCGGGATACGCACGCACATGATCGAGAATTCCGGTAATTACTCCGTCAAGGATCTCATCGATCTCCAAAGTAGCGTTCTTCTGGACGAACTTCGCGCTGCGTACGACACGATGCATGCACACATCACGCAGCAGTGTGAACTCTGCAAAGCAAG GGGACATTTATGCGAAATATGCGGCAATGATGAGATCATTTATCCATGGGATGCGAGCTCGATTATATGTCAGCAGTGCTCGGCGGTGCATCACCGCGTTTGTTGGTCCAAACGTAATCATTGTTGCCCACGATGCGCACGTTTGCAAAAACGCCGCGCCTTGCAAGGTCAGGCAGCGCAGGATGGTGAAGACTGTGATACGGACGATACCGCAAAGGATTCCTAA
- the LOC105669872 gene encoding P2R1A-PPP2R2A-interacting phosphatase regulator 1 codes for MDVDCPIVSLKRSSSAPMINEISSVTMSVTTPSTSSSRDAVSSYNIFANSPRLRRFSTSSPGNVPRLTPRVNQLRQEECVDVAGREAAHEKEIHSAMQISQSWEDLTLEAEGLSFKDSESPTQQLNKMERPKRPLDPLSLNLSITGPPMCSSLSPTRSGFNQRQCYSPSMHIWKNNLSPSPTRKAFATRRSLSPIAIRPSCLGPVKRKFEIDEATMDHNLQPPVKRTPGLLTSVTSRLDALSSPLPGTISSVGTPESLSSADSPSFSFRPVDSPSPVRVAPNSDSDSLSDASNQSKSMDQTSQDNHR; via the exons ATGGACGTTGATTGTCCGATTGTTAGTTTGAAGCGATCCAGTAGCGCGCCGATGATTAATGAGATCAGCAGTGTGACCATGTCCGTCACCACGCCGTCTACATCGTCGTCGAG ggATGCGGTATCAagctataatatatttgctaaTTCACCTCGTCTACGACGCTTCAGCACTAGT AGCCCGGGTAATGTTCCTAGATTGACACCACGCGTAAATCAATTGAGACAAGAGGAATGCGTGGACGTTGCTGGCCGAGAAGCGGCACACGAAAAAGAAATACACAGTGCCATGCAAATATCGCAATCATGGGAGGATCTTACTTTGGAAGCAGAAGGATTATCGTTTAAAGACTCGGAGTCTCCCACGCAACAGCTTAACAAAATGGAACGGCCGAAGAGGCCATTAGATCCTCTAAGTTTAAATTTGTCCATCACTGGCCCACCAATGTGTTCTTCACTTTCGCCCACGAGGTCTGGATTTAATCAAAGACAATGTTATTCTCCCAGCATGCATATTTGGAAGAATAACTTGTCTCCGAGTCCTACGAGAAAGGCATTCGCTACAag GCGCAGCTTGAGTCCTATCGCGATCAGGCCAAGTTGCTTGGGGCCGGTCAAAAGAAAGTTTGAAATCGATGAGGCCACAATGGATCACAATTTGCAACCACCTGTAAAACGTACTCCTGGTTTATTGACATCAGTTACATCCAg ATTGGATGCACTGTCCAGCCCGCTTCCAGGAACTATTAGTTCCGTCGGCACGCCCGAGTCGTTATCGAGCGCGGATTCACCTAGCTTCTCCTTCCGACCGGTGGACAGTCCGTCACCGGTACGTGTCGCGCCAAATAGTGACAGCGATTCTCTGTCGGATGCGAGCAATCAAAGCAAATCGATGGATCAAACCAGTCAGGATAATCACAGATGA
- the LOC105669870 gene encoding coiled-coil domain-containing protein 40-like has product MDVSTGDNNGMLFHLGELFDSYEELEQKLDRVSKHNLVHYWRRDSRTVNGAHMKTARPISERLKYYSVKYACIYGGQKFSPRGDGKRQSQSIRTDCPAHVMLRASKDGTKLEVTSVNNEHNHEISEELFKNLPQERKLCGEIKQDVQDLMQLHIDRKRLKEYVRLRTNKVLRSKDLFNIAAANKQKRNITPERACQLLEKIHDMEKMQGRNNKKSYPGNEDKIIISIKRMKKEQESAWGQDGLSTELEVSEGNDGEDSYSGQLTQEEVVDEIDTNEGELLRANDESDIIAADGEIVGELVMENGDPSVIVESIVNADGDVFIDEREFNSYCSNHLSHAVDDSQSPKSRVLDIRTIAPTTTIEKITKGKSTSPNHKPQTNSLELQESPATSSGSFHEADSRIWIMKENTSMDTEVESGPESETNATSKPISVMKSNMENTDIVFSDDASQQLLQEQLAVLRAERGKLYHETEMLKLKKDKLKLQINCCSNEIRKQEMEKEKLRLEIKLLQSKVVEDTNDVSHFIFVP; this is encoded by the exons atggACGTAAGTACTGGCGACAACAATGGTATGCTCTTCCACCTGGGAGAGTTGTTTGATAGTTATGAGGAACTGGAGCAAAAGTTGGACAGAGTCTCGAAGCACAATTTAGTGCATTATTGGAGAAGAGATAGTAGAACTGTCAATGGAGCTCATATGAAAACTGCACGACCGATTAGCGagcgattaaaatattattccgtTAAATATGCGTGCATCTATGGTGGCCAGAAGTTCTCTCCACGTGGTGATGGAAAAAGACAATCTCA GTCCATACGAACGGATTGTCCAGCTCATGTTATGCTCAGAGCATCAAAAGATGGTACAAAGTTAGAAGTAACTAGTGTTAATAATGAACACAATCATGAAATCTCTGAG gaattatttaaaaatcttccACAAGAGAGAAAGCTTTGTGGTGAAATTAAACAAGATGTTCAAGATCTTATGCAATTACATATTGATCGTAAGAGATTAAAAGAATATGTGCGATTGCGTACGAACAAGGTGTTAAGATCAAAAGATCTGTTTAACATAGCAGCTGCTAATAAACAAAAGAGAAACATCACACCGGAACGAGCATGTCAGttgttagaaaaaattcaTGATATGGAAAAGATGCAAGGcaggaataataaaaagagtTATCCTGGAAATGAGgataagataataataagtataaagaGGATGAAAAAAGAGCAGGAATCTGCTTGGGGTCAAGAT ggATTATCAACGGAGTTAGAAGTAAGTGAGGGAAACGACGGTGAAGATTCTTACAGCGGTCAATTGACGCAGGAGGAAGTGGTCGATGAGATTGATACAAATGAGGGCGAATTATTAAGAGCAAATGATGAAAGCGATATAATAGCAGCCGATGGAGAAATAGTAGGCGAGTTAGTGATGGAAAACGGCGATCCATCAGTAATAGTTGAGTCTATCGTTAATGCGGATGGTGATGTGTTCATCGATGAGAGAGAATTCAATAGCTACTGCAGCAATCACTTATCGCATGCAGTAGACGATAGCCAATCGCCAAAGTCGCgtg ttttagATATCAGAACTATTGCTCCCACCACTACTATCGAGAAGATCACGAAAGGAAAGTCTACTTCGCCTAATCATAAACCGCAAACTAACTCTTTGGAATTGCAAGAGTCGCCGGCAACTTCATCTGGAAGCTTTCACGAAGCAGATTCGAGAATTTGGATTATGAAAGAGAATACTTCCATGGACACAGAAGTGGAGAGTGGGCCGGAGAGTGAGACAAACGCAACGAGCAAGCCGATCTCTGTGATGAAGTCAAACATGGAGAATACAGACATAGTATTTTCAGACGATGCGAGTCAGCAGTTGCTTCAAGAGCAGCTAGCTGTATTGCGTGCCGAGAGGGGAAAGCTGTATCACGAAACTGAAATGCTAAAATTGAAGAAAGACAAGCTGAAGCTGCAAATAAATTGTTGCTCGAATGAGATAAGAAAACAGGAGATGGAGAAAGAGAAGCTGAGGCTCGAGATCAAGCTGCTTCAGTCCAAAGTCGTGGAAGATACTAACGATGTATCCCACTTCATTTTTGTGCCTTGA
- the LOC105669722 gene encoding lysosome-associated membrane glycoprotein 1: MYFSFSLIFLDRVDRLEQTYSSFRATRILQPFDDMLKPLLLLCCAATIVSAGEQKIDNHPLPLEAIKTPESNADQKLNTTILNSNVLSTSESTEEQKPVSLLPVIIPTSPPTTTPTTAPTTKPTTTKPTTIPTSTSTSTPAPTTSTTPASTTPVPTTPLPPPSTGKWIVQENKTYCIIVAVAAQLNVSYINANNVTIHKALDIPVNGSVTGKCGKTEQNLTLSWKPQNVSTVNDSFTLHFVKNETEKHYSLHYLEISLASTEFPNDDSNKTVTLVHVAPQFNTGLSNSYRCFKEQILNLTLEGRNETIGHLKVSNLQFQAFRGDNSTVFGLAQDCSFNTPDIVPITVGCALAGLVVVVLIAYLVGRRRSQARGYLSIV; the protein is encoded by the exons ATGTACTTTTCATTTTCCTTGATTTTTCTGGATCGTGTTGATCGGCTCGAACAAACGTACAGTAGTTTTCGCGCGACTCGAATTCTTCAGCCATTCGACGACATGCTGAAGCCTTTGCTGCTGCTGTGTTGCGCTGCGACAATCGTGTCAG CTGGCGAGCAGAAAATTGACAACCATCCGTTGCCATTGGAAGCAATTAAAACACCAGAATCAAATGCAgaccaaaaattaaatacgacgattttaaattcaaatgtaCTTTCAACAAGTGAGTCTACTGAAGAGCAAAAACCGGTATCATTACTTCCTGTGATTATACCTACTTCGCCTCCAACAACAACTCCAACAACGGCACCTACAACAAAGCCGACTACAACAAAGCCGACTACAATTCCAACTTCAACCTCAACCTCAACACCTGCACCTACTACATCAACTACTCCTGCTTCAACAACACCAGTGCCAACAACGCCACTTCCTCCACCAAGTACTGGAAAATGGATTGTTCAAGAGAACAAGACATATTGCATCATAGTTGCAGTAGCTGCACAGttaaatgtttcttatatCAATGCCAATAATGTG acaATTCATAAGGCATTGGACATACCAGTTAATGGTAGTGTAACAGGAAAATGTGGTAAAACTGAGCAGAATCTAACATTGTCATGGAAACCACAGAATGTTTCTACTGTTAATGATAGTTTCACGTTGCATTTTGTAAAGAACGAGACGGAGAAACATTACTCTCTTCATTATTTGGAGATCTCTTTGGCATCTACAGAATTCCCGAATGATGATTCAA aTAAGACTGTGACTCTGGTACACGTGGCACCGCAATTCAATACCGGATTGAGCAACTCTTACAGATGTTTTAAGGAACAGATACTGAACCTGACCCTGGAAGGTAGGAACGAAACTATAGGGCATCTGAAGGTATCCAACCTGCAATTCCAAGCTTTCAGAGGCGACAATTCCACCGTTTTTGGCCTAG cccAAGATTGCTCATTCAACACACCTGATATCGTTCCCATAACAGTGGGCTGTGCATTAGCAGGTCTGGTGGTAGTTGTATTGATTGCATACCTCGTTGGCCGCAGGCGAAGTCAGGCTCGCGGTTATCTTAGCAT AGTCTAA
- the Arfrp1 gene encoding ADP-ribosylation factor-related protein 1 has protein sequence MYTLLHGLYKYLVQKDEYFILILGLDNAGKTTYLEAAKTKFTKNYKGMNPSKITTTVGLNIGKIDIAGVSFNFWDLGGQEELQSLWDKYYAESHAVIYIVDSSDRDRIPDSKETFDKVISSEHLTGVPLLVLANKQDVPDCMGVREVKPIFNQSAHLIGRRDCMVMPVSALNGDGVDEGIHWLVDCVKRNSDIRPPRNQDDNSLS, from the exons ATGTACACACTGTTGCACGGTTTGTACAAGTATCTGGTGCAGAAGGAcgagtattttatattaatcttggGACTTGACAATGCAGGAAAGACG ACTTACTTGGAAGCGGCGAAAACGAAATTTACGAAGAATTACAAGGGGATGAATCCGAGCAAGATTACAACTACTGTAGGCCTGAATATCGGCAAGATCGACATTGCCGGTGTTTCTTTCAACTTTTGGGATCTAGGTGGTCAAGAGGAGCTTCAATCTTTATGggataaa TATTATGCAGAATCTCATGCTGTGATTTATATCGTTGATTCGTCCGATCGTGACAGAATACCTGATTCCAAAGAAACTTTTG atAAAGTGATATCGTCTGAGCATTTAACAGGTGTACCATTACTAGTGCTAGCAAACAAGCAGGATGTACCTGATTGTATGGGTGTCAGAGAAGTAAAACcaatatttaatcaaagtGCCCATTTAATTGGTAGAAGAGATTGTATGGTAATGCCTGTATCGGCTCTTAATGG GGATGGTGTAGATGAAGGTATACATTGGCTAGTGGATTGTGTGAAGAGAAATAGTGATATACGGCCGCCTCGCAATCAGGATGACAACTCCTTATCTTAA